The Spirosoma foliorum genome has a window encoding:
- the cydB gene encoding cytochrome d ubiquinol oxidase subunit II: protein MDTVLGIDLPTWWFLLIGALISGYGILDGFDLGAGALHLFFRKEQSRRIALNAIGPVWDGNEVWLVIGAGSLFAAFPLVYGTILSVFYLPFMLFLVAIIFRGISIEFRSKEKMKWWHQLWDISYCVSSTVISLLLGLVLGNLIQGIPLNANHEFVGRLRDFFNPYAILIAVTVLSLFMMHGAMYLLMKTEDRLYAKLTIIANNTSKFFILCFMATSMATLIYVPHMTAIFKAYPELFALGIAAVLIVLNIRRSIEKRQYRRGFISSSVTTALLLILFAMGLYPNLVLSNIDPKGSISIYEAASSDGSLRTMLLFAAIGMPLVATYTVFMFWTFRGKVKLEEHSY from the coding sequence ATGGATACAGTCCTCGGAATCGATCTTCCCACGTGGTGGTTTTTGCTGATTGGTGCGCTGATCAGTGGGTATGGTATTTTAGACGGCTTCGATTTGGGGGCCGGGGCGTTGCATCTGTTTTTTCGGAAAGAACAGAGTCGCCGGATTGCCCTCAACGCCATTGGGCCAGTTTGGGATGGTAACGAAGTCTGGCTAGTGATTGGGGCTGGTTCACTATTTGCCGCGTTTCCGCTGGTGTACGGCACCATTTTGTCGGTGTTTTATTTACCCTTCATGTTGTTTCTGGTGGCCATTATCTTTCGGGGTATCTCGATTGAATTTCGGAGTAAGGAGAAAATGAAATGGTGGCATCAACTGTGGGATATCAGCTACTGCGTATCCAGTACGGTTATTTCGCTCCTGTTGGGTCTGGTTTTGGGGAATCTGATTCAGGGTATCCCGCTCAACGCCAATCATGAATTCGTCGGGCGACTACGCGATTTTTTTAACCCCTACGCCATCCTGATTGCCGTTACCGTACTGTCGCTGTTTATGATGCACGGAGCCATGTATCTGCTTATGAAAACCGAAGATCGGTTGTATGCCAAACTGACGATCATTGCCAATAATACCAGCAAGTTTTTTATCCTGTGCTTTATGGCTACATCGATGGCGACGCTTATTTACGTGCCGCACATGACAGCTATTTTCAAGGCATATCCTGAACTCTTTGCACTGGGCATAGCTGCCGTATTGATTGTCCTGAACATCCGCCGGAGCATCGAAAAACGGCAATATCGACGTGGTTTCATCTCCTCATCCGTCACGACGGCCTTATTGTTGATCCTGTTCGCAATGGGCCTGTATCCAAACTTAGTGCTATCGAATATCGATCCGAAAGGAAGTATCAGCATCTACGAAGCTGCTTCGTCGGATGGGTCATTACGGACAATGCTGTTGTTTGCCGCTATTGGGATGCCGTTAGTCGCTACCTATACCGTATTTATGTTCTGGACCTTTCGCGGGAAGGTGAAACTGGAGGAACATAGTTATTGA
- a CDS encoding PQQ-binding-like beta-propeller repeat protein, with protein sequence MKHTFPLLSTLFTLLLLWATSCKKTEDTPSPGGSTTNPGTKSSAKSITAFAFNGLNPTVTATIDATAKTISATVTAGMDVTKLVPTITVSDKATVSPASGVAQDFSKVVTYTITAEDGSTQAYLTTVTVEKPVNNGTVYVGNLDGVLVAVDALTGDKKWSFTAGGAIESTPTVANGLVYVASWDKKLYALDAATGAKKWEFETNKIHPFAAPMVANGIVYYGGDPYLYALDALTGAKKWQYQGDAVRTFDASPTMVDGIVYASLRTFSPPVFGLDALTGSLKWRSVETDGSGILSSLSESSPAVANGFLYIGSEGDGVSAFDLKTGALKWRFTGASIANSSPTVTNGVLYIGSGVFGTNNKKLYALNATTGVKKWEYAIDESTAGYSSPIVANGIVYIGSGSTLYAVDVASGAKKWDVKPEANTLIYSGPVVAGGYVYQGIGKKLYAFDAATGAKKWEYDTGRTIDQSSPCVLAKDGTVYHAGISGMVQ encoded by the coding sequence ATGAAACACACATTTCCACTTCTATCTACCCTGTTTACCCTATTGCTGTTGTGGGCCACCTCCTGTAAGAAAACTGAGGATACGCCATCGCCCGGTGGGAGTACTACCAACCCCGGCACCAAAAGCTCGGCCAAATCCATTACAGCCTTCGCCTTCAACGGATTGAATCCCACCGTTACAGCCACCATCGACGCCACAGCTAAAACCATTTCGGCCACTGTTACGGCCGGAATGGACGTGACGAAATTAGTGCCCACCATCACAGTATCCGACAAGGCGACGGTTTCACCGGCTTCAGGAGTGGCGCAGGATTTTTCTAAAGTGGTTACCTATACCATTACCGCCGAAGATGGCAGTACTCAGGCCTATTTAACTACCGTTACGGTGGAGAAGCCAGTCAACAACGGCACTGTATATGTTGGCAACTTGGATGGCGTTTTGGTTGCAGTGGATGCGCTGACTGGAGACAAGAAATGGTCGTTTACGGCTGGTGGCGCTATTGAGTCCACACCAACGGTAGCCAACGGACTGGTTTATGTTGCCAGCTGGGATAAAAAACTCTATGCGCTAGATGCCGCTACTGGTGCGAAGAAGTGGGAGTTTGAGACAAATAAAATTCACCCATTTGCTGCGCCAATGGTTGCCAATGGAATCGTGTATTACGGTGGCGATCCATATCTGTACGCATTAGATGCGCTGACGGGGGCCAAAAAGTGGCAGTACCAGGGCGACGCAGTTCGTACGTTTGACGCATCGCCAACAATGGTTGATGGAATTGTATATGCTAGCCTCCGCACATTTTCGCCCCCTGTTTTCGGGCTGGATGCGTTGACTGGATCTCTAAAGTGGCGATCTGTTGAAACAGATGGCTCGGGCATACTAAGCTCCTTAAGTGAATCGTCGCCAGCTGTTGCCAATGGCTTTTTATACATTGGTTCAGAGGGAGATGGAGTCTCCGCCTTCGATCTAAAAACCGGCGCTTTAAAATGGCGCTTTACGGGAGCCAGTATTGCCAATTCGTCGCCAACAGTCACTAACGGTGTTCTGTACATTGGTAGTGGTGTATTTGGTACAAACAATAAAAAACTGTACGCTTTAAATGCTACTACAGGAGTCAAAAAATGGGAGTATGCGATTGACGAAAGCACGGCCGGTTATTCCTCGCCCATTGTTGCTAATGGCATTGTCTATATAGGAAGCGGTTCTACACTCTATGCGGTTGATGTGGCATCGGGTGCTAAAAAATGGGACGTTAAACCCGAAGCCAACACGCTAATTTACTCGGGACCAGTGGTTGCCGGGGGCTATGTTTACCAGGGTATTGGCAAAAAACTGTATGCCTTCGATGCTGCAACGGGCGCTAAAAAATGGGAGTACGATACGGGCCGAACCATCGATCAATCTTCGCCTTGTGTACTAGCTAAAGATGGTACCGTTTATCACGCTGGTATCAGTGGCATGGTGCAGTAA
- a CDS encoding rhomboid family intramembrane serine protease encodes MNSENPDAHEPHYTPNSESRPPRAQQSNPLELLKPRGGYLITPILIWLNVGVFLLMVISGVNALEPSGEDLVKWGANYSPLTTGGQPWRLLTCCFLHIGIIHLVFNMYALMQIGPILEPLLGSRQFTIAYLTAGLMGSVVSVWWHDVVNGAGASGAIFGMYGVFLALLTTNWLEATVRKALLQSILIFVGFNLFVGMQAHIDNAAHIGGLLAGLFTGYAYYLFVLRSNQPANRALLPMIVPPVLAIVLAVLVYTYKSNPLADFDRLMGRFNKLNGQAMSVFQLPKTTPAAGVAKAINDQGVVAWEEAINLLDEADKLDLPDGYHQHTKLLRQYTMLRLKSFNLLQRSLADTTHIYDKQIGLYDQQIAAVLEQLSAKKK; translated from the coding sequence ATGAATTCAGAAAATCCTGATGCGCATGAGCCTCACTATACGCCCAACTCTGAGTCAAGGCCACCAAGAGCCCAGCAGTCTAATCCGTTAGAACTGCTCAAACCCCGCGGAGGATATTTAATAACGCCTATACTTATCTGGTTGAATGTAGGCGTATTCCTGCTTATGGTTATCAGTGGGGTAAATGCCCTGGAACCGAGTGGTGAAGACTTAGTTAAATGGGGAGCTAATTATTCGCCCTTAACAACCGGTGGGCAACCGTGGCGATTGCTGACTTGTTGCTTTCTGCATATTGGGATCATCCATTTAGTGTTCAACATGTATGCACTGATGCAGATTGGGCCTATTCTGGAGCCATTGCTAGGTAGCCGTCAGTTTACAATAGCGTACCTTACCGCAGGCTTGATGGGTAGCGTTGTTAGCGTTTGGTGGCATGATGTTGTTAATGGAGCAGGCGCGTCGGGGGCTATTTTTGGCATGTACGGCGTATTTCTGGCCCTCCTGACGACTAACTGGCTCGAGGCCACCGTGCGTAAGGCGTTGCTTCAGAGTATTCTGATTTTTGTCGGGTTCAATTTATTCGTGGGGATGCAGGCACACATCGACAATGCAGCCCATATCGGCGGATTACTGGCGGGGCTGTTTACGGGGTACGCCTATTATCTGTTTGTGCTGCGCTCCAATCAACCGGCAAACCGAGCCCTTTTGCCAATGATTGTTCCACCGGTGTTGGCGATAGTGCTGGCTGTATTGGTCTATACGTATAAATCGAACCCACTGGCTGATTTTGATCGACTGATGGGGCGGTTTAACAAGCTTAATGGTCAGGCGATGAGTGTTTTTCAGCTACCGAAAACTACCCCAGCGGCTGGGGTAGCTAAGGCAATAAACGATCAGGGAGTTGTGGCCTGGGAGGAAGCTATTAACCTGCTCGATGAGGCTGATAAACTTGACTTGCCGGATGGGTACCATCAGCATACGAAATTGCTACGCCAGTACACTATGTTACGATTGAAAAGCTTTAACCTTCTGCAACGTTCACTGGCGGATACAACCCATATTTACGACAAACAGATTGGACTCTACGACCAGCAAATCGCAGCGGTTTTAGAGCAGTTGAGCGCGAAAAAGAAATAA
- a CDS encoding winged helix-turn-helix domain-containing protein, whose protein sequence is MNLRINGRIWLETLSNDSAERFMGIGRLELLGHIQQTGSINQAAKAMNMSYKRAWEMVHSMNTQADSPLVTTQTGGEKGGGTIVTKEGEKYLTYYQSLQERFQKFLTDELAKLP, encoded by the coding sequence ATGAACCTTCGCATCAACGGCCGCATCTGGCTCGAAACCCTCTCCAACGATTCTGCCGAACGGTTTATGGGCATTGGTCGGCTGGAATTACTTGGGCACATTCAGCAAACGGGCTCTATCAATCAGGCGGCCAAGGCCATGAACATGTCGTATAAACGGGCCTGGGAAATGGTACATTCCATGAATACACAAGCCGATTCACCTCTTGTTACTACACAAACTGGGGGCGAAAAGGGCGGAGGAACCATCGTGACCAAAGAAGGCGAGAAATACCTCACCTATTACCAGAGCTTGCAGGAGCGATTCCAGAAATTCCTGACTGACGAATTGGCAAAACTCCCCTAG
- a CDS encoding PQQ-dependent sugar dehydrogenase, with the protein MKAALLLLTAVTSVVAGPKKPIKSRPSSTAITHVQSVSPPDNGAIKVASGFQATVFADNLGKARHMAVDKAGTVFVKLEKLNEGKGIVELMDSNGDGKSDQTVMFGTNTGTGMGIYNNYLYASSDTSVYRYKLTDGKVLETTPAEPIIVGLTLQRQHASKSLAISPDGKLFVNFGAPSNACQEKDRQKGSKGMDPCPILEEYGGIWQFDANKLNQHKSDGKRYATGIRNAVALDWNTATNTLYALQHGRDNLNNWGGVFTDEVSAELPSEEFLMVKEGSDFGWPYCYNDHYKNKKFLAPEYGGDGTKEDRCAGKDKPIMAFPGHWAPNDLLFYTGNSFPARYKNGAFVCFHGSWNRAPLKQGGYFVAFIPFGKDGRPSGKYEVFAENFAGVPELGKPGTDVNAGKLDLASPGDAVARPVGLAQGPDGALYISDSVKGKVWKVKYTKK; encoded by the coding sequence ATGAAAGCAGCTCTGCTTTTATTGACGGCTGTAACCTCAGTCGTTGCAGGCCCAAAGAAACCGATCAAATCACGGCCTTCGTCAACAGCTATCACGCATGTCCAGTCTGTAAGCCCTCCCGATAACGGAGCTATTAAAGTAGCAAGCGGCTTTCAGGCAACGGTTTTTGCCGATAATCTCGGAAAAGCACGGCACATGGCTGTGGATAAAGCGGGTACGGTTTTCGTTAAACTGGAAAAACTCAATGAGGGCAAAGGTATTGTTGAGTTGATGGACAGTAATGGCGACGGGAAATCCGACCAGACCGTTATGTTTGGTACCAATACCGGCACTGGAATGGGGATTTACAACAACTATCTCTATGCTTCTTCAGATACGTCGGTTTACCGCTATAAACTGACCGACGGGAAGGTTCTGGAAACCACACCCGCCGAACCGATCATTGTGGGGCTAACCCTCCAGCGCCAGCATGCGAGTAAATCACTGGCTATTTCGCCGGATGGAAAACTGTTTGTGAATTTCGGTGCCCCATCGAATGCCTGTCAGGAGAAAGATCGGCAGAAAGGTTCGAAAGGAATGGACCCTTGCCCCATTCTGGAAGAGTACGGTGGCATCTGGCAGTTCGATGCGAACAAACTCAACCAGCACAAGTCCGATGGCAAACGCTACGCAACGGGTATTCGTAACGCCGTTGCCCTCGACTGGAACACGGCCACCAATACGCTGTATGCCCTGCAACATGGCCGGGATAACCTGAATAACTGGGGCGGTGTATTTACCGATGAAGTAAGTGCCGAATTGCCTTCCGAAGAATTTCTGATGGTAAAAGAAGGGTCGGATTTTGGTTGGCCCTATTGTTACAACGACCATTACAAGAATAAGAAATTCCTGGCTCCTGAATATGGTGGCGATGGCACCAAAGAAGACCGTTGCGCTGGAAAAGACAAACCCATTATGGCGTTTCCAGGACACTGGGCACCTAATGATTTGTTGTTTTATACCGGCAATAGCTTCCCTGCTCGTTACAAAAACGGTGCCTTCGTGTGTTTTCACGGCTCCTGGAACCGGGCTCCCCTGAAACAGGGTGGTTATTTTGTGGCCTTCATTCCGTTCGGAAAAGATGGTCGTCCGTCGGGTAAGTACGAAGTATTTGCCGAAAACTTTGCGGGTGTTCCCGAACTTGGCAAACCGGGTACTGACGTGAATGCCGGAAAACTCGATTTGGCTAGCCCCGGCGATGCGGTAGCCCGACCTGTAGGACTGGCGCAAGGTCCTGATGGCGCCCTGTACATTAGTGATTCTGTGAAAGGGAAAGTTTGGAAGGTTAAGTATACTAAAAAATAA
- a CDS encoding cytochrome ubiquinol oxidase subunit I yields MDNVELLSRIQFAFTIAFHYIYPPLSIGLGVCLVIMEGLYLKTKDKVYEELTRFWVRIFALIFGIGVATGIVMEFEFGTNWATYSRYVGDIFGSALAAEGIFAFALESAFLGILLFGWNKVSPRVHFMATILVALGSIFSALWIVVANSWQQTPSGYRIEGTGMQARAIVTDFWAMVFNPSSVERYSHVLIGALLAGSFLVLSVSAWYILKKKYLVHAEAAFRIALWVAAISALGQLFTGSKSAEVVTKYQPAKLAAMEGHFEKSAPGDMYLIGWVNAKEQKTTGLKIPGGLSFLVHHDVNAPIPGLNSIKPENRPTAVNFVFQTYHLMISIGMLLIGLTLLGLYLLYRKKLFQTRWLMSVFVFSVLLPQIGNQVGWYTAEVGRQPWVVYGLLRTSDALSQAVKAEHVLASLIMFTFIYVMLFVLFLYLLNKKIQHGPDVISDDETSSRMNPSLSSLISE; encoded by the coding sequence ATGGACAATGTTGAGTTACTCTCCCGGATTCAGTTCGCTTTTACCATCGCGTTTCATTACATCTACCCGCCCTTAAGTATTGGCTTGGGTGTTTGTCTGGTGATTATGGAAGGTCTGTATCTGAAAACAAAAGACAAAGTTTATGAAGAATTGACCCGTTTCTGGGTCCGTATTTTTGCGCTCATTTTTGGTATCGGTGTCGCTACGGGCATTGTGATGGAGTTTGAGTTTGGTACTAACTGGGCCACTTATTCCCGTTATGTTGGCGATATTTTCGGCTCGGCGCTGGCGGCCGAAGGTATTTTTGCGTTTGCGCTGGAATCGGCGTTTTTGGGTATCCTGCTGTTTGGTTGGAATAAGGTAAGCCCACGAGTCCATTTCATGGCGACCATCCTGGTGGCGCTCGGCTCTATTTTCTCCGCGCTCTGGATTGTGGTGGCAAACTCGTGGCAGCAAACGCCTTCGGGTTATCGGATTGAAGGAACAGGTATGCAGGCCCGCGCTATCGTTACCGACTTCTGGGCGATGGTCTTCAACCCGTCGTCGGTGGAGCGCTACTCGCATGTGTTGATTGGCGCTTTGCTGGCTGGTTCGTTTTTGGTACTGAGCGTAAGTGCGTGGTATATCCTGAAAAAGAAGTACCTCGTTCATGCCGAAGCCGCCTTCCGAATCGCGCTCTGGGTGGCAGCCATATCAGCGCTGGGACAACTGTTCACGGGTAGTAAATCGGCGGAGGTAGTTACGAAATACCAACCCGCGAAACTCGCGGCCATGGAGGGTCACTTCGAGAAATCAGCACCCGGCGATATGTATCTGATAGGTTGGGTAAACGCGAAGGAGCAGAAAACCACAGGCCTAAAAATTCCCGGCGGCTTGTCCTTTCTGGTTCATCACGATGTCAATGCGCCCATTCCTGGTCTGAACAGCATAAAACCCGAAAATCGCCCAACGGCGGTCAACTTCGTGTTTCAGACCTACCACCTCATGATTAGCATTGGTATGTTGTTGATTGGGTTAACTCTCCTCGGGTTATATCTACTCTACCGAAAAAAACTCTTCCAAACGCGCTGGCTGATGAGCGTTTTTGTCTTCTCGGTTTTGTTGCCCCAAATCGGTAATCAGGTAGGTTGGTACACCGCCGAAGTAGGTCGCCAACCGTGGGTGGTGTATGGTTTGCTACGTACATCTGACGCTCTTTCGCAAGCCGTCAAAGCCGAACACGTTCTGGCATCGCTCATTATGTTTACCTTCATTTACGTGATGCTATTTGTCTTGTTTCTGTATTTGCTCAACAAGAAAATCCAGCACGGCCCCGATGTGATTTCGGACGATGAAACGTCTTCCCGCATGAATCCATCGCTTTCATCTTTAATTAGTGAATGA
- a CDS encoding PDDEXK nuclease domain-containing protein translates to MSVTFVEQFDSVLDLIRQAQQRALRAVNAELVDLYWRIGQYVSDKIAQAEWGDATVQELANHLRKKEPTLRGFDRRNLYRMRQFYEAYKHDEFVSTVLTQIPWSHHLAIMSNSRDKKERLFYMQATIKEGYTFRELERQIKSGLYERTMLANKTLPSAVRALPQDVSGIFRDSYILEFLNVPDEPVYERDVQKGLIKQMKQFVMELGRDFLFVGEEFRLQVGMSDFYVDLLFFHRDLCCLIAIELKMGEFKPDYIGQINFYLEALDRDVRKAHENPSIGILLCKERDSEVVEYALSRSLSPTLVAEYQTKLPDKQLLQAKLHSFLENTTEL, encoded by the coding sequence ATGTCCGTAACCTTTGTCGAACAATTTGATAGTGTTCTTGACCTAATCCGGCAGGCCCAACAAAGGGCACTCCGGGCTGTAAATGCCGAATTAGTTGATTTGTACTGGCGCATTGGGCAGTATGTGAGTGATAAGATTGCTCAGGCGGAATGGGGCGATGCGACTGTTCAGGAGTTGGCCAACCATCTTCGTAAGAAAGAGCCAACATTACGTGGCTTTGATCGTCGGAACCTATACCGGATGAGGCAATTCTATGAAGCTTATAAACATGATGAATTTGTGTCAACAGTGTTGACACAAATTCCATGGAGCCATCATTTGGCTATTATGTCTAATTCAAGAGATAAAAAGGAGCGCCTTTTTTATATGCAGGCAACTATCAAAGAGGGCTATACTTTTCGAGAACTTGAACGGCAGATTAAAAGCGGGTTGTATGAACGAACGATGTTGGCCAATAAAACATTACCGTCAGCCGTTCGGGCTTTGCCGCAAGATGTGTCAGGAATTTTTCGAGACAGTTATATACTGGAGTTTCTAAATGTGCCGGATGAGCCAGTTTATGAACGCGATGTACAAAAAGGACTCATCAAACAGATGAAGCAGTTTGTCATGGAACTAGGTCGGGATTTTTTATTTGTAGGCGAAGAATTTCGATTGCAGGTAGGAATGAGTGACTTCTACGTTGATTTACTGTTCTTTCATCGAGATCTCTGCTGTCTGATCGCTATCGAGTTAAAGATGGGGGAATTTAAACCAGATTATATCGGTCAGATAAATTTTTACTTAGAGGCTCTTGATCGCGATGTGCGGAAAGCTCATGAAAATCCAAGTATTGGCATTTTACTTTGTAAGGAGCGAGATTCGGAAGTAGTAGAGTATGCACTGAGCCGCAGTTTATCGCCAACATTAGTGGCTGAATATCAGACTAAATTGCCCGATAAACAGTTGTTGCAAGCTAAACTCCATTCATTTTTGGAAAATACCACTGAGCTTTGA
- a CDS encoding S8 family serine peptidase, producing MLLFSTDNWHPAPTDYPSLYLVDKEWYLWSATPTPTFGPFSYTRPAIDRNIVSVRQYAREFHSEKTLAVLKEIVPDFPPGKMTLISANRINQSPMFPWRTNIPEAIESIRFMTPPPGSVVMVNLSPVHGSSVLTDKYIGQQLVKLTASGCVVIVSAGNELQLLSADSIPSGNQVVVVGGYSAQSNTPESNYGPGVTSYMPVPISLTRYDVAMTYGQSSAATAQMAGVVLLMQNYAHSRSRFLTPSEVKSILSTRGKPISIQRDRQTVNSFTPVWSALRVGIDAKLTPPVSPIGRIPNMPPGN from the coding sequence ATGCTATTATTTTCAACGGATAACTGGCATCCTGCGCCAACTGACTACCCTTCTTTATATTTGGTTGATAAGGAGTGGTATCTCTGGAGTGCAACTCCTACACCCACGTTTGGCCCATTCAGCTATACGAGACCGGCCATTGACCGCAACATTGTAAGTGTGCGGCAGTATGCCAGAGAATTCCACAGTGAAAAAACGCTGGCTGTTCTGAAGGAGATCGTACCTGATTTCCCTCCTGGGAAAATGACCCTTATTAGCGCGAATCGAATCAATCAATCACCTATGTTTCCATGGCGAACGAACATTCCCGAAGCCATAGAGTCGATACGATTTATGACTCCGCCACCTGGGTCTGTTGTTATGGTAAATCTTTCGCCTGTTCATGGCAGCTCGGTTCTGACTGACAAGTATATAGGACAGCAACTGGTTAAGCTAACAGCGAGTGGTTGCGTCGTTATTGTGTCGGCGGGAAATGAACTTCAGTTATTGTCTGCCGATAGTATCCCATCCGGTAATCAGGTTGTGGTAGTAGGTGGATACTCTGCCCAATCCAACACTCCTGAGAGTAATTATGGCCCTGGGGTTACAAGCTACATGCCTGTCCCTATTTCCTTGACACGCTACGATGTTGCGATGACCTACGGGCAAAGTTCGGCGGCTACGGCGCAAATGGCTGGTGTTGTACTACTGATGCAGAATTATGCCCACTCTCGTAGCCGATTCCTGACGCCTTCGGAGGTGAAAAGCATACTAAGCACACGTGGGAAGCCCATTTCAATTCAGCGAGATAGGCAAACGGTCAACAGCTTTACGCCGGTCTGGTCGGCATTGAGGGTAGGCATTGATGCAAAATTAACTCCACCTGTTTCGCCAATTGGCCGCATTCCGAACATGCCACCAGGCAATTAA
- a CDS encoding sensor histidine kinase, whose amino-acid sequence MNRRILISRVAFFLFLFCLQAHAQSVSIIDVKAMNRVFVKPEPSTFRKGDSLIQLSYRHNNTVIYFQSPGTDHLYEYKARQLFSQPITTRDSFAVLSNLPNGELLFEVKDARYPNSRPARLKIIVESPLWLRWWFLPMMFLYGLVFVSAGLYLLYRYRLRQQLRLLSVRENIARDLHDDMGSYLSSISMLSQSVLNIAQKDPKHARLLVDKIGETARQVMDSMSDIVWSVNPENDSMTQVVVRMRDVATDLLGTQDITLHQDIDEAVPHIHLPLEQRRDFFLIYKEALTNIAKYASASHVWVRLQRSGSLLILVVQDDGVGFDTQQPVGQNPLGGNGLKNMHTRAQKLGGTLSIQSTRGGGTTLTLQILGV is encoded by the coding sequence ATGAATCGCCGGATATTGATCAGCAGGGTCGCTTTTTTCTTGTTCCTTTTTTGTTTACAGGCCCATGCTCAGTCGGTTAGCATCATAGATGTTAAGGCGATGAACCGTGTGTTTGTGAAGCCCGAACCATCTACTTTCAGAAAAGGCGATTCATTGATACAGTTGAGTTACCGACACAACAACACCGTTATCTATTTCCAATCGCCGGGAACAGATCATTTGTATGAATACAAAGCCAGACAGCTTTTTTCTCAGCCGATTACGACCCGTGATAGCTTCGCTGTTCTCTCCAATTTGCCTAATGGTGAGTTATTATTTGAGGTAAAGGATGCCCGATACCCCAATAGTCGCCCGGCCCGCCTGAAAATCATTGTCGAATCGCCACTTTGGTTGCGTTGGTGGTTTTTGCCGATGATGTTTTTGTACGGACTGGTATTCGTGAGCGCTGGTTTGTATTTACTGTACCGCTATCGTCTTCGCCAGCAACTGCGCCTGCTTTCCGTCCGAGAAAACATTGCCCGCGATCTTCACGATGACATGGGCAGCTACCTCAGTTCTATCAGTATGCTCAGTCAGAGCGTGCTCAATATTGCCCAGAAAGACCCGAAACATGCCCGGTTGTTAGTCGACAAAATTGGCGAAACCGCCCGGCAGGTGATGGACTCGATGAGTGATATTGTCTGGAGTGTAAATCCCGAAAATGATTCGATGACCCAGGTGGTTGTACGAATGCGCGACGTTGCCACCGACCTGTTGGGTACTCAGGATATTACATTGCATCAGGATATTGATGAAGCTGTACCGCATATTCACTTGCCGCTTGAACAACGGCGTGATTTCTTCCTGATTTATAAAGAAGCCCTTACTAATATTGCTAAGTATGCATCAGCTAGCCATGTTTGGGTACGACTTCAACGTAGCGGTTCGTTGCTGATACTGGTAGTACAGGACGACGGAGTGGGGTTCGATACCCAACAGCCCGTTGGCCAGAATCCACTGGGAGGCAATGGACTCAAAAATATGCACACCCGAGCCCAGAAATTAGGCGGGACACTTTCCATTCAGTCAACACGCGGGGGTGGAACCACGCTTACCTTACAAATTTTAGGGGTGTAA
- a CDS encoding response regulator: MAIRISIYEDNQPLRDALSLLVQTTDNFELVGAYGDCLNLDQQMATHRPDVVLMDIDLPEISGIEATLKLHRQFPETDVLILTVFDDSDRVFDAIKAGATGYLLKKTPPVRILEAIQEVYEGGAPMSPGIARRVLKSLHRSSAPHELDQLTPREATVLALLAAGNSYKMVAAEAAISIDTVRTHIRRIYEKLHVHSVTEAIAKYLTR; encoded by the coding sequence ATGGCAATCCGCATCAGCATATACGAAGATAACCAACCGTTGCGTGATGCACTCTCGCTACTCGTGCAAACAACCGACAATTTTGAGTTAGTCGGCGCTTATGGTGATTGCCTGAATCTAGACCAGCAAATGGCTACCCATCGCCCGGATGTGGTGCTTATGGATATTGATCTCCCCGAAATATCAGGTATCGAAGCCACGTTGAAGCTGCATCGGCAATTTCCCGAAACCGATGTACTTATACTGACTGTATTTGACGATAGCGACCGAGTATTTGATGCTATCAAGGCCGGGGCAACGGGTTATCTACTTAAGAAAACACCGCCAGTACGCATTTTAGAGGCTATTCAGGAAGTGTATGAAGGGGGCGCACCTATGTCGCCAGGTATTGCCCGACGTGTGCTAAAATCCTTACATCGTTCTAGCGCTCCTCATGAGTTAGACCAGCTTACGCCCCGCGAAGCAACCGTACTGGCATTGCTAGCGGCTGGGAATAGCTACAAAATGGTGGCTGCCGAAGCGGCTATAAGTATTGATACCGTCAGAACGCACATTCGGCGCATTTACGAAAAACTGCACGTGCATTCCGTTACCGAAGCCATCGCTAAATACCTGACTCGGTAA